The genomic DNA TCACGCGGTGTTACGGGTGCGTCGGGAAGTACCGGGCATGACGTGGCGGGCCGCACAACGGCAGGCAGCTCAGAATGCTGAAAAGTACGTCCTGACCGGGATGGAGCAGGACGGACCCCTGCTTGACGCCGCTTGACACGACATCGGCAGGGAAGTGGAAACTCTTGGTATGAGCAATGGTGCGGACAGGTTCATACCTTCAGGGCAGACCAGCGATGAACACGCCGTGTTTCCCCCTCCCCCTTGCGGGGGGAGGCTGGGAGGGGGTGAGCAGGACTGGCGTTACAGAAGACGTGTTCCATGCTTGTCCCCTCTGGCGCTTGAACTGTGTCTATTGATGATACCGACCCGGCTTGAATGGGCAGCGCCCCGGACCTTCACAGGATCCGGGGCGCTGCGCTGTCCGGGGCCGACTGGCCCCGCCGTTCAGTAACGGTAGGTGGTGGTCTCGCTGAGGTTCACGCGCACGGTCCGGTTCGCGCCGCGGTCCACGGTCAGGGTGACGGTGCTGCCGCCCTTGACGAGCGTCCCCACGAAGCCGGTGTTCGTCTGGCGGGTCTGCTGCAGGGCGTAACCCTGGCCCTGCAGGTCACTGACCTTGCGGTCGTAGGCGCTGCGGGCGGGGTCCTGCATCTGGGTGTTCGTGATGGCGCCCAGCAGCGTGCCGATGAAGTCCAGCACGGTGTTGCCGCTGCTGACGGGCGCCGGGGCGGGCGTGAAGGCCTGCGCGAACTCCACGTTCACGTTGGTCGTCGCGCCGGCGCGGATGGTGACGGTCGTCGTGTAGTCCGTGTACCCGGGCGCCTGAACCCGCACGGGGTACGTGCCGGCACGGAGGTTGCTGTACGTGACGTTCGCGCCGCCCAGACGCTGGCCGTTCAGGATGACGCTGGCACCCGAGACGTTCGTGCCGACGAACAGACTGCCGGTCGTGACGGGATTCTGCGCGGCGACGGTGTAGAAGGCCGTGTCGCTCACCCAGCTGTTCTGCGGCAGGGGGGTCACGACGATGCTCAGCGCCTGCGCCAGGCCGTCCTGACCGCGGGCACTCACGGTGGCGAACTGGTCCTGGGTGGTCTTGAAGGAGCTGATCTGATCGAGGTTCAGCGGGGTGAGGCTGGCGAGCGCCAGGACCTTGTTCTGCCCGACGGGACCGTCGACGCTGTACGTGAAGTTGTCACCGGGCGCGGGGAAGCTCTTGGTGGTGCCGGCCTTCACGAAGTTCTCGCCGCTCAGGCGGTTCGGGAGGATCTGGTCGACGCTGCCGTCGGGGTTCACGTTGAACAGGTACACGTACGCGTCCTGGTTGACGGTGGCGGCCAGGGTGATCTTCTCGCCGATGCGGTAGGAGGGGTTCTGGGCGCCGCTGGCGTCCTTGTCCACGCGGACGCTGACGTTCAGGTCCGGCGTGGTGGGGTTCACGATGATGCTCTGCGCGCTGATCTTCGGCGCGGCGGAGGCAGTGCTGATCTGGGCGACGGTACCGAGGGCCAGCAGGGCAGTCAGGGTTGATTTCATGAGACGCAGTCTGCGCCGCCCGTGTGACGCGCGGCTGACGCCACCTGATGGAAGCGTTCAGAATTCAGGGGAGCGTGAAGGCGACCGGGTCAGGCGCGCTGCCCGGCGCTGTGGCCGCGCGTGACACCGCCCGCGATCAGGTGCGCGGCCCGCAGCGGTTCGGGCACCTTCCCGGTGACCGTGAAGGTCCGCAGCGCCTCCTGCGCCTGCGGGAACGTGAGGCCGGCGCGCTGCACGAACACCGGCCCGCACGGCTCCATCGGGCCGGCCGCCTCGATCAGCGCCCACTTGCGCTGGCCGCCGGGCACGCGCGTCAGCAGGGCCTCGCGGATGCGGGGCAGGTCCGGCTCTCGCCGGGCCACGACCAGCACCGGCCGGCCCGTCTGCGCGTGCAGCGCGTGAATATCGACCACGTTGAAGCCCGCCAGCGCGATGCCCTGAAGCAGGATCAGCTGAAGGTGATCGGGCGAGCGGTTCACCAGCCGGGTCAGTTCGGCGGTGCTGTTGCGCCCGTCGCGCCGCACCAGGCCACTGACGACGGCGTGCAGGGTGGTGCGGGCGTACACCGTCCCGACGACCGGCACGTCGCCCCGCCAGCCGTGCGCGAAGGGCGCGTCATCGAACCCGATGGCGTGAGCGAACACGCCCCCAGGGTAACGCGCCTGCCAGCCGCACCCGGCCTACAGGCCGCTGAGCCATCTGGCGCATTCACCGCTGACCCGCCGGGAGGACACTGGAGGCATGACGCCGACCCCGACCACCGCCCAGACGACGGAGCAGCCCTCCCCCGCCCCGCCGGTCGCGCCGCCCGCCGCGCAGCCCTTCGATGCGGCGACCGCCACGCCCGCGCAGCGCCTCGCGGTCGGGGACCTCCTGGCCGCCAGTTTCGCCCTCGCATACCCGGAAGATCCGCCCCTGAGCCCGGCGCAGGAGGCGCAGGGACTCTCGCACCAGCTGCCCACCGAGCGCAGCGTGGCCTTCGCCGTGTGGGACGGCCCTGCTGCCATCGGGTACGCGCGGCTGGGGT from Deinococcus depolymerans includes the following:
- a CDS encoding DUF4384 domain-containing protein; amino-acid sequence: MKSTLTALLALGTVAQISTASAAPKISAQSIIVNPTTPDLNVSVRVDKDASGAQNPSYRIGEKITLAATVNQDAYVYLFNVNPDGSVDQILPNRLSGENFVKAGTTKSFPAPGDNFTYSVDGPVGQNKVLALASLTPLNLDQISSFKTTQDQFATVSARGQDGLAQALSIVVTPLPQNSWVSDTAFYTVAAQNPVTTGSLFVGTNVSGASVILNGQRLGGANVTYSNLRAGTYPVRVQAPGYTDYTTTVTIRAGATTNVNVEFAQAFTPAPAPVSSGNTVLDFIGTLLGAITNTQMQDPARSAYDRKVSDLQGQGYALQQTRQTNTGFVGTLVKGGSTVTLTVDRGANRTVRVNLSETTTYRY
- a CDS encoding DUF99 family protein, which encodes MFAHAIGFDDAPFAHGWRGDVPVVGTVYARTTLHAVVSGLVRRDGRNSTAELTRLVNRSPDHLQLILLQGIALAGFNVVDIHALHAQTGRPVLVVARREPDLPRIREALLTRVPGGQRKWALIEAAGPMEPCGPVFVQRAGLTFPQAQEALRTFTVTGKVPEPLRAAHLIAGGVTRGHSAGQRA